The Bacteriovorax sp. Seq25_V genome window below encodes:
- a CDS encoding FliG C-terminal domain-containing protein yields MAKFQGGLGEMIKALSLLSKDERDKLLKNLALKDQALADIIKSQLNSLEDLRYISPKMLVEFLRAVDLKKLGHALKLYPEDVRNHLYMRVSDSMGQEMKEACEQEKIPKSQAQEEHGLIMEVFRRMIDEGKIIISKDDKLV; encoded by the coding sequence ATGGCTAAGTTTCAGGGTGGCCTTGGCGAGATGATCAAGGCCCTATCTCTTCTTTCTAAAGATGAGAGAGACAAACTACTAAAGAATCTCGCTTTGAAAGATCAGGCCCTGGCCGACATTATTAAATCACAACTAAATTCCCTTGAAGATCTTCGCTATATTTCGCCAAAAATGTTGGTAGAGTTCTTAAGAGCGGTTGATCTTAAAAAGCTTGGTCACGCTCTCAAGCTTTACCCAGAGGATGTTCGCAATCACCTTTATATGCGTGTTTCCGACTCTATGGGCCAAGAGATGAAAGAGGCCTGTGAGCAAGAGAAAATCCCAAAGAGTCAGGCCCAGGAAGAGCATGGACTAATCATGGAGGTCTTTCGACGCATGATTGATGAGGGGAAAATCATTATCAGTAAGGATGATAAGCTCGTCTAA
- the rfaD gene encoding ADP-glyceromanno-heptose 6-epimerase produces the protein MILVTGGAGFIGSVLVGELNKLGHKNIVIVDRLRDTTKWRNLRNLKYAEYIHADDLFLPEYADILDNLSCIYHIGACSATTQMDMDYLMRNNVLYSKNLFNLATELQIPFIYASSAATYGAGEFGYNDDHESIPKYKPLNPYGYSKQLFDEWVLDQENTPAHWFGLKFFNVYGPNEYHKEEMRSLVHKAHGQILETGKVKLFKSHKEGFKDGEQLRDFIYVKDVVRAIIELGKPSSAKGSGIYNLGAGKARSFYDLMVATFKAMGKEVNVEFIDMPMSIRNQYQYFTEANMEKFFKLLPDFKFSTLEEGVTDYVTSYLQKEDPNYNG, from the coding sequence ATGATTTTAGTAACAGGTGGAGCAGGCTTTATTGGAAGTGTGCTTGTTGGAGAATTGAATAAACTTGGTCATAAGAATATTGTTATTGTTGATCGTTTAAGAGACACAACAAAATGGCGTAATCTTAGAAATCTAAAGTACGCAGAGTATATTCACGCTGATGACCTTTTTCTCCCTGAGTATGCTGATATTCTCGATAACCTCTCTTGTATCTATCACATTGGTGCGTGTTCTGCGACGACACAAATGGATATGGATTATTTAATGAGAAATAATGTTCTCTATTCAAAAAATCTTTTTAATCTTGCAACTGAATTACAGATTCCATTTATCTATGCTTCTTCAGCCGCTACTTATGGGGCCGGAGAGTTTGGATACAATGATGATCATGAATCAATTCCAAAATACAAACCATTAAATCCTTATGGTTATTCAAAACAACTTTTTGATGAGTGGGTCCTTGACCAAGAAAACACACCTGCACACTGGTTTGGACTTAAGTTCTTTAACGTATATGGACCAAATGAATATCACAAAGAAGAAATGAGAAGTTTAGTTCACAAGGCCCATGGACAAATTCTTGAAACAGGAAAAGTGAAACTCTTTAAGTCCCATAAAGAAGGTTTTAAAGACGGAGAGCAGTTAAGAGACTTTATCTATGTGAAAGATGTTGTACGTGCGATTATCGAACTTGGTAAGCCAAGCTCAGCTAAGGGGAGTGGTATTTACAATCTTGGAGCAGGAAAAGCTCGCAGCTTCTATGATCTTATGGTCGCCACATTTAAGGCCATGGGGAAAGAGGTTAATGTTGAATTCATTGATATGCCAATGAGTATTCGCAATCAGTATCAGTATTTTACTGAAGCAAATATGGAAAAGTTTTTTAAGCTTTTACCTGACTTTAAATTTTCAACTCTCGAGGAGGGTGTGACTGATTATGTGACTTCGTACCTTCAAAAAGAAGACCCAAACTATAATGGCTAA
- a CDS encoding DUF4149 domain-containing protein produces MKKFKLYTIWVLCLSFAWFTATVFIDFFAVPEVFKQVSSRNEAAALGISIFTKFNYIELVVAMLMILSSFFLAFKEKFKKTLMILCTVLILFPGAYALKLSPEIKKYNRLKVEDPYSEVIQAELDFYHHIYVKADSVKLILLLAVIIYSNVILIRKEDI; encoded by the coding sequence ATGAAAAAGTTCAAGTTATATACCATTTGGGTACTATGCTTATCATTTGCTTGGTTTACAGCAACGGTATTTATTGATTTCTTCGCTGTGCCTGAAGTGTTTAAGCAAGTCTCTTCTCGAAATGAAGCCGCGGCCCTTGGGATCTCTATTTTTACAAAGTTTAATTATATTGAATTAGTCGTCGCCATGCTGATGATCCTCTCTTCATTCTTTTTAGCTTTTAAAGAAAAATTTAAAAAGACCCTTATGATTCTTTGTACAGTTCTAATTTTATTTCCTGGGGCATATGCTCTTAAGCTTTCACCAGAGATAAAAAAATATAATCGATTAAAGGTAGAGGATCCGTACAGCGAAGTTATACAGGCCGAACTAGATTTTTATCATCACATCTATGTGAAAGCTGATTCAGTAAAGTTAATTTTATTACTTGCAGTGATTATCTATTCAAATGTCATTTTAATTAGAAAGGAAGATATATGA
- a CDS encoding HD domain-containing protein, protein MNIAVITKDPIIAEKLQSVVVSFKNVSNFKTIAASKISSNLFDDDIIYFFDTQSYPETDIAAEVFTRLGNRIIFIQNSSAISIPSDFLVIGRSLKILEICNSLAKLIEGDIASYVPFDISVLFRNEKLLCDIYLKINESKYIKIAHSGELVSVEFINKYKERNVKHIYILYSDFERFGDDLFSRELIDQKLQLSPVQRKGIENAHLHECLRNFGVSEYTVNLVEKSVEDFSNSTKNLKTKSLFKMFERSKGTFIYDHSFLTIAFSNILCKHMNWESEAIRKKISMAAMFHDLAIKDPKLAMNESLGKSELAKLDRDISSTILNHSSEIVKILEGEDSIPSEVISLCLNHHEGHGEGYPKSKSPVALTQLDGVFIISHELAIGMYRVAFNFQKFNKVIENIIEKYDSGNFKAVVNAVKIAREHEFQFE, encoded by the coding sequence ATGAATATTGCTGTTATAACTAAAGATCCAATTATTGCTGAAAAGTTACAAAGTGTCGTTGTGTCTTTTAAAAATGTTTCTAACTTTAAAACGATTGCTGCTAGTAAGATCAGTTCTAATCTTTTTGATGATGATATTATATACTTTTTTGATACACAAAGTTATCCAGAAACTGATATTGCTGCTGAGGTATTTACCAGACTCGGTAATAGAATTATATTCATCCAAAACTCATCTGCTATTTCAATTCCAAGCGATTTTCTAGTCATTGGGAGAAGCTTAAAAATCTTGGAAATTTGTAATTCATTAGCAAAATTAATCGAAGGAGATATCGCTTCTTATGTTCCTTTTGATATTTCCGTATTATTTCGTAACGAAAAACTACTCTGCGATATCTATTTAAAGATAAATGAGAGTAAATATATAAAAATTGCTCATTCTGGAGAGTTAGTGAGTGTGGAATTCATTAACAAATATAAAGAGCGAAATGTTAAACACATCTACATTTTATATTCTGACTTTGAACGGTTTGGAGATGATCTTTTCTCTAGAGAATTGATTGATCAAAAACTGCAACTCAGTCCTGTTCAACGAAAGGGAATTGAAAATGCGCACTTACATGAATGTTTGAGAAATTTTGGAGTAAGCGAATACACTGTTAATCTTGTTGAGAAATCTGTTGAGGATTTTTCAAACTCAACGAAGAATCTAAAAACAAAGTCTCTTTTTAAAATGTTTGAAAGATCAAAAGGTACATTTATCTATGATCATAGTTTTCTTACGATTGCGTTCAGTAATATTCTTTGTAAGCATATGAACTGGGAGAGTGAGGCCATCAGGAAGAAAATATCAATGGCCGCTATGTTTCATGATCTTGCTATAAAGGATCCAAAACTAGCGATGAATGAATCTTTAGGGAAGTCAGAGTTAGCAAAGCTGGACAGGGATATCTCTTCAACTATTTTGAACCATTCAAGTGAGATAGTAAAAATTCTAGAGGGTGAAGATTCGATCCCAAGTGAAGTTATATCACTTTGTCTAAATCACCATGAGGGTCATGGGGAAGGGTACCCAAAGTCAAAATCCCCTGTCGCATTAACACAATTAGACGGTGTCTTTATCATTTCCCATGAGTTAGCGATTGGAATGTATCGCGTAGCGTTTAATTTTCAAAAATTTAATAAAGTGATTGAAAATATTATTGAGAAATATGATTCAGGAAACTTTAAGGCCGTTGTGAATGCGGTAAAAATCGCTCGTGAACATGAGTTTCAGTTTGAGTGA
- a CDS encoding Hpt domain-containing protein → MNNILDEFIIEANELLDEVEDELLNFESDSKSSAEKYTLIFRNFHSLKGSSGMMGMNSLQEHVHLLEDRLSQFSKNPSELLKLVDFFLLGVDGARDILKGGTSNLTDAFKTNEEKIPVSTGFETEFFFSSESEITFYGIGIAADSKSLDLNNFYNYQDSTILLDNARKIFHSIILCDELSYDEVKKNIDTTKNVIHRFESGFNMTIRDYLIENLELKTHLNKSIVLLLYQMSDLETFLTTKGKVEILNTIKKQLGDILSFRSKQRVGK, encoded by the coding sequence ATGAACAATATTTTGGACGAATTTATTATTGAAGCAAATGAACTGTTAGATGAAGTTGAAGACGAGTTATTAAATTTTGAAAGTGATTCTAAGAGTAGTGCAGAGAAGTATACTTTAATTTTCCGTAACTTTCATAGCTTAAAAGGTTCCTCTGGAATGATGGGAATGAACTCTCTTCAGGAGCATGTCCATCTCCTCGAGGATAGACTTAGTCAATTTTCGAAGAATCCTTCTGAGTTATTGAAGCTTGTAGATTTTTTTCTTCTCGGAGTAGATGGGGCAAGGGATATCTTAAAAGGTGGAACTTCAAATTTAACAGATGCTTTTAAGACAAATGAAGAAAAAATACCTGTTTCAACTGGTTTTGAAACTGAGTTTTTTTTTAGTTCTGAGAGTGAGATTACTTTCTATGGAATAGGTATTGCCGCTGATTCAAAAAGCTTAGATTTAAATAATTTTTACAATTATCAAGATTCTACAATACTCTTGGATAATGCCAGAAAGATTTTTCATAGTATAATCCTCTGTGATGAACTTAGTTATGATGAAGTCAAAAAGAATATTGATACGACAAAAAATGTTATTCACCGCTTTGAGTCTGGCTTTAACATGACAATCAGAGATTATCTGATTGAAAATCTTGAACTCAAAACACATCTCAATAAATCAATTGTACTTCTCTTATATCAAATGAGTGACCTCGAAACCTTTTTGACAACAAAAGGGAAGGTCGAAATTTTAAATACCATAAAAAAGCAGCTTGGTGATATTTTAAGCTTTCGCAGCAAACAGAGAGTGGGGAAATAA
- the tatC gene encoding twin-arginine translocase subunit TatC, with amino-acid sequence MTLVEHLEELRSTMIRVVLTLFVSFIICYSFGDKVQEILLMPLREALGAEGKVVFLGLLDKVLSMFQVSFYASVILASPIWFYFVWKFIKPGLYDYEVKAVKPFLLIGFVLFCLGIGFGYFIVFPLAFETLMSFGVSGIEATIGLKDYLILSTKVLVFLGFVFQLPNIMLILGFMGVVTKQSLRSMRSYIYVGFAVLSALITPPDVVTMLGLWFPLIALFEVGILAVALIVHPYLAKQHT; translated from the coding sequence ATGACATTAGTTGAGCATCTTGAAGAGCTAAGATCAACTATGATTAGAGTTGTACTAACTCTTTTTGTTTCCTTTATTATTTGCTATTCATTTGGTGATAAAGTTCAAGAGATTTTACTGATGCCTCTTCGTGAAGCACTTGGTGCGGAAGGGAAAGTTGTCTTTCTAGGTTTACTGGATAAAGTTCTTTCGATGTTCCAAGTTTCCTTTTACGCTAGTGTTATTCTTGCTAGTCCAATATGGTTCTACTTTGTATGGAAATTTATCAAGCCAGGTCTTTATGACTACGAAGTTAAGGCCGTGAAGCCGTTTCTTCTCATTGGCTTTGTACTTTTTTGTTTAGGAATCGGTTTTGGATACTTTATTGTTTTTCCTTTAGCCTTCGAAACACTAATGAGCTTTGGTGTCTCTGGTATTGAGGCCACTATTGGACTAAAAGACTACCTTATCCTTTCAACAAAGGTTCTTGTATTTCTTGGGTTCGTTTTTCAACTTCCAAATATTATGCTCATTCTTGGTTTTATGGGTGTTGTGACGAAGCAGTCTTTGAGAAGTATGAGAAGTTATATCTATGTGGGCTTTGCAGTCTTATCGGCCCTTATTACGCCTCCTGATGTTGTGACAATGCTTGGACTCTGGTTTCCACTTATTGCCCTTTTTGAAGTTGGCATCCTTGCAGTAGCCCTAATTGTTCATCCATATCTCGCGAAGCAACACACTTAA
- a CDS encoding (2Fe-2S)-binding protein, whose translation MSILTGPTLEFEIISTFGPVAFEFIIDARDRIVESAISFPERLDLQNKFQTTLNNFSKKQRRELPASLNGLPLEEGILWMAMIERLNFEFIVSYSSLRPTDELLCRCFGVMKNDVLKVINEGAQDLLTITNLTKASGGCGSCKSDIVELMTLRGLRSPEVHLEGLGIDAEAFSATKKAKYPREKIMELTPLEFLATHIFPMGKEENFEVLGLVENNLYIKADSMVLRLEEFIKENNLKLTTFYS comes from the coding sequence GTGTCGATACTAACTGGACCTACTTTAGAGTTTGAAATTATCTCAACTTTTGGTCCAGTTGCTTTCGAGTTTATTATTGATGCTAGAGACCGAATCGTCGAAAGTGCAATTTCTTTTCCAGAAAGACTAGATCTCCAAAATAAATTTCAAACAACATTGAATAATTTCTCTAAGAAGCAGCGTCGTGAGCTGCCAGCATCACTGAATGGCTTACCTCTTGAGGAAGGAATTCTTTGGATGGCAATGATTGAACGTCTTAACTTTGAATTTATTGTAAGTTATAGCTCTCTTAGACCAACGGATGAACTTCTATGTCGTTGTTTCGGCGTGATGAAAAATGATGTTTTAAAGGTGATTAACGAAGGTGCTCAAGACCTATTAACAATTACAAATCTAACGAAGGCCTCTGGTGGCTGTGGAAGTTGTAAGAGTGATATTGTTGAACTGATGACATTAAGAGGGCTACGTTCCCCGGAAGTACACCTCGAAGGACTTGGTATTGATGCAGAAGCATTTAGTGCGACCAAGAAGGCAAAATACCCTCGAGAGAAAATCATGGAACTAACTCCGCTTGAGTTCCTTGCTACTCATATCTTCCCAATGGGGAAGGAAGAAAATTTTGAAGTATTAGGCTTAGTTGAAAATAATCTCTATATTAAAGCAGACTCAATGGTTCTTAGACTTGAAGAGTTTATAAAAGAGAATAATCTTAAGTTAACGACTTTCTACTCTTAA
- the map gene encoding type I methionyl aminopeptidase, with product MISIKSSREIELMRATSKLAAATLEYIEPFVKPGVSTEELNQLCHDYIIKHGAYPSPLNYHGFPKSVCTSLNEVICHGIPSKKDVLKDGDILNIDVTTYLNKFHGDTNKTFLVGNVSDEVKKLVDVTYRCMMAGIEQVKPGGFIGDIGAVIEELAHREGYSVVEDYCGHGIGREFHEDPQVVHVGKRGTGPQMKPGMTFTIEPMINLGTKHCKVLKDGWTVLTKDGKFSAQFEHTILVTDTGYEILTIREEEK from the coding sequence ATGATTTCAATCAAGTCGAGTAGGGAAATAGAGTTAATGCGTGCAACTTCAAAGTTAGCTGCTGCAACTCTCGAATATATTGAGCCATTTGTTAAGCCAGGTGTAAGCACTGAAGAGCTTAACCAATTATGCCACGATTATATTATCAAGCATGGGGCTTATCCTTCTCCTCTAAACTACCATGGCTTTCCAAAGTCAGTTTGTACTTCATTAAATGAAGTTATCTGTCATGGAATCCCAAGTAAAAAAGATGTTCTAAAAGATGGTGATATTTTAAATATCGATGTCACAACTTACCTTAATAAGTTTCATGGTGACACAAACAAAACTTTTCTTGTTGGAAATGTTTCTGATGAAGTAAAGAAGTTAGTCGATGTAACTTATCGTTGTATGATGGCCGGAATTGAACAAGTAAAACCAGGTGGTTTTATCGGTGATATCGGTGCTGTCATAGAAGAACTCGCTCATCGTGAGGGGTACTCAGTGGTTGAAGATTACTGTGGGCATGGAATTGGTCGTGAATTCCATGAAGATCCACAGGTTGTTCATGTTGGAAAGCGTGGAACTGGTCCACAAATGAAGCCAGGAATGACATTCACAATTGAGCCAATGATTAACCTTGGGACTAAGCACTGCAAAGTGCTTAAGGATGGTTGGACAGTTCTGACAAAAGATGGAAAGTTCTCGGCACAGTTTGAGCACACAATTCTAGTTACAGATACAGGATATGAAATCCTAACTATTAGAGAAGAAGAGAAATAG
- a CDS encoding YiiX/YebB-like N1pC/P60 family cysteine hydrolase, whose amino-acid sequence MVKYLIPLVIAANSLASAGSTQSINYRLMDITDQVKGSATSKAAHLNNLEVRKEMLLMDLDTSSAHNDIIKQEIINNTENLKSLIQKTDKFLAISQEFSTRVVDQLSSDNVLRGDDLSTIDNLIRTLLIIADLNMEMINYYHTDSNISGIFKSSNEEAIEKHLIKMGAITNLFNLFDTAYKQFFTNSRLRRIVIDIYKTQSKQYPNITRVHDYMKTVNTDKYREMTKQYAVEFANSRIDLLHKLNPLITRLVVVNEQQAMTKRIVSEEFDKFKYIRGSDTITAIFGKFTNFVSGLFGNLVGKIRWRNGYLFKHEWGEKFIAGKLKPLDIISEKTPFAATDLFIPGHFGHIALYLGTEAQLREVGLWNDPIIAPYQEQIRNGKVILESIRPGSRLTTIEDFMQIDEITLVRQPKVLENLDRAKQIYKVAFEQLGKDYDFNFDVHTLDKVVCSEVVYHAYGDIKWPTAYIFGRFTISPDDVVSLSLWDKSPVGLDISIIGNKENEVKRIDIKDMAENLSFKYNKKRSKSLGKPAFDKVTKKCYMRQRNVGNDDHRNFGRKQYVKVCNKSYTQLVYGQ is encoded by the coding sequence ATGGTTAAGTATTTAATTCCACTTGTAATTGCGGCCAATAGTCTAGCATCTGCGGGAAGCACACAATCGATAAATTATCGCCTGATGGATATTACAGACCAAGTAAAGGGTTCCGCAACTAGTAAGGCAGCACATTTAAATAATTTAGAAGTACGCAAAGAAATGCTGCTTATGGATTTGGATACTAGTTCAGCTCACAACGATATCATAAAGCAAGAAATCATCAACAATACTGAAAACTTAAAGTCGCTAATTCAAAAAACTGATAAATTTTTAGCTATAAGCCAGGAGTTTTCGACTCGAGTTGTAGATCAATTAAGCTCAGATAATGTTCTTCGTGGTGATGATCTATCTACTATCGATAATCTTATTAGAACACTACTTATTATCGCTGATCTTAATATGGAAATGATTAACTACTACCATACTGATTCGAATATCTCTGGTATCTTTAAAAGTTCAAATGAAGAAGCTATTGAGAAACACCTTATCAAGATGGGTGCTATCACTAACCTATTCAATCTCTTTGATACAGCTTATAAGCAGTTCTTTACAAATAGTCGTTTAAGAAGAATTGTTATTGATATCTATAAAACCCAATCTAAGCAATATCCAAATATAACAAGAGTTCACGACTATATGAAAACTGTGAACACAGACAAGTATAGAGAAATGACAAAACAATATGCTGTAGAGTTTGCAAATTCTCGAATCGATCTTCTTCATAAACTAAATCCTCTAATTACAAGACTGGTAGTGGTTAATGAGCAGCAGGCGATGACAAAGAGAATTGTTTCAGAAGAGTTTGATAAATTTAAGTATATAAGAGGCTCCGATACTATTACAGCTATTTTTGGAAAATTCACAAACTTCGTAAGCGGACTTTTTGGGAATCTTGTTGGAAAAATTAGATGGAGAAATGGTTACTTATTTAAGCATGAATGGGGAGAGAAGTTCATTGCAGGAAAGCTAAAGCCTCTCGATATTATCTCTGAGAAGACACCATTTGCTGCGACGGATTTATTTATCCCTGGTCACTTTGGACATATCGCTCTTTATCTTGGAACAGAAGCACAACTTAGAGAAGTAGGTCTTTGGAATGATCCAATTATAGCTCCATATCAGGAACAAATTAGAAATGGTAAAGTCATACTTGAGTCAATCAGACCAGGCTCACGTTTAACAACGATTGAAGACTTTATGCAGATCGATGAGATCACTCTAGTAAGACAGCCAAAGGTATTAGAGAACCTTGATCGTGCAAAACAAATTTACAAAGTTGCTTTTGAACAGCTTGGAAAAGATTATGATTTTAACTTTGATGTTCATACACTTGATAAAGTTGTGTGTTCAGAAGTTGTATACCATGCTTATGGCGATATCAAGTGGCCGACGGCCTATATCTTTGGAAGATTCACAATCTCTCCTGATGATGTAGTGTCATTAAGCTTATGGGACAAGTCACCTGTAGGGCTAGATATATCGATAATCGGTAATAAAGAAAATGAAGTAAAACGTATTGATATTAAAGACATGGCAGAGAATCTATCTTTTAAGTATAATAAGAAAAGATCTAAGTCCCTGGGAAAACCAGCCTTCGATAAAGTAACTAAGAAGTGTTATATGAGACAAAGAAATGTTGGTAATGATGATCACAGAAATTTCGGGCGAAAACAATACGTAAAAGTCTGTAATAAGAGTTATACACAACTTGTCTATGGACAATAA
- a CDS encoding NAD(P)-dependent oxidoreductase — protein MNTSGQFIIFRPEVSSYQDHHFREQEEKILLSLPELKNSKYISDYNIVQTEIKSNPNLQIIFISTSYTKIDLYQEIKNHITLWIHPNSGYDNLSKEFIEDAKFPIINGNVIRADAVFQYIIACFLDSQGAIPFSPNWDKSRTFKRSYIYRHHSLIVGLGHIGSKLASFFNLSGISYDIYDPYLAITPENQVHEIELSKYDSVILSCGLNKTSAHIINTNKLKSAKDSLVIINAARGGLIAERDLINFLARNQEAKAYLDVYENEPNDLSQFKGLANIKLTSHIAGVYENIDEQIIEFEKTAIKDGLTLKKAEFELKYKKAFLKNNIIDGILI, from the coding sequence ATGAATACTAGTGGACAATTTATCATATTTAGACCAGAAGTCTCATCTTACCAAGATCATCATTTTAGAGAACAGGAAGAAAAAATTCTGCTTAGTTTGCCAGAATTAAAGAATTCCAAATATATTTCTGATTACAATATTGTACAAACTGAAATCAAATCAAATCCTAATCTTCAAATTATTTTCATCTCGACAAGTTATACGAAAATTGATCTCTACCAAGAAATCAAAAATCACATTACTCTTTGGATTCACCCTAACTCTGGTTATGACAATCTTTCTAAAGAGTTTATTGAAGATGCAAAGTTTCCAATAATAAATGGAAACGTGATTCGTGCTGATGCCGTTTTTCAATATATCATTGCATGTTTCCTTGATTCGCAAGGAGCTATTCCATTCTCTCCAAATTGGGATAAGAGTAGAACCTTTAAAAGGAGCTACATCTACAGGCACCACTCACTGATAGTTGGCTTAGGACATATAGGATCAAAGCTTGCTTCATTCTTTAATCTTAGTGGAATAAGCTATGATATCTATGATCCCTACTTAGCCATAACGCCAGAGAATCAAGTACATGAAATAGAACTTTCAAAGTACGACTCGGTTATTTTATCTTGTGGGCTTAATAAAACCTCGGCCCATATTATAAATACGAACAAATTAAAGTCAGCAAAAGATAGCCTAGTCATTATCAATGCCGCACGAGGAGGACTCATTGCCGAGAGAGACCTCATCAACTTCCTTGCAAGAAATCAAGAAGCTAAGGCCTATCTTGATGTTTATGAGAATGAACCAAATGATCTTTCTCAGTTTAAAGGATTAGCAAATATTAAGCTAACCTCACACATTGCGGGTGTATATGAAAATATTGATGAACAAATTATTGAATTTGAGAAAACCGCAATCAAAGATGGACTCACTTTAAAAAAAGCCGAGTTTGAATTAAAATATAAGAAAGCATTCCTCAAAAATAATATCATTGATGGAATACTTATCTAA
- a CDS encoding arginase family protein, with amino-acid sequence MTNILENFKSYLCPPGSGVFTVNTAKEKKDMLWHKLYNTTENVPAIWEAQLSEKVEKDGVFLIGVCSDCGGGIQRGANWGPLYLRNTLIESHAELKYDDLGDIRVIPHLLHDKYLNNETIESCRDALYQNNKSPLPISPLSITEKFCDDFYSINADKKLFAIGGDHSVSYPLVKSYLKSRKDRGIKAGILHFDAHTDLLHTRLGIDLCFGSWLTHVLDGLDSSKDCYQFGIRSSGKSKEYWEKEFGLNQYWTKEVKDIGPYELALKVREELLKSGVEELYVSFDIDALDASVASATGTPEIDGLMPHECLIILKTINEKIKITGADMVEIAPNVGNDPMAAKKTLEVGAVISSFLIEALANANN; translated from the coding sequence ATGACAAATATATTAGAAAATTTTAAATCATATTTATGCCCTCCTGGTTCTGGTGTTTTCACAGTTAATACCGCTAAAGAGAAAAAAGACATGCTCTGGCATAAATTGTATAATACGACTGAAAACGTTCCAGCAATTTGGGAAGCCCAACTTTCAGAGAAGGTAGAAAAAGATGGAGTTTTTCTAATTGGAGTATGCTCTGACTGCGGCGGAGGGATTCAAAGAGGAGCGAATTGGGGTCCATTATATCTAAGAAATACTCTTATCGAATCACATGCAGAACTAAAGTATGATGACCTAGGAGACATTAGAGTAATACCTCATCTCCTCCATGATAAGTATCTTAACAATGAGACTATCGAAAGTTGTCGAGATGCGCTTTATCAAAATAATAAATCGCCCCTACCAATATCACCTTTGAGCATTACAGAGAAGTTCTGCGATGACTTCTACTCAATCAATGCAGACAAAAAGCTATTTGCAATTGGTGGTGATCATTCAGTAAGTTACCCACTTGTAAAATCTTACTTAAAAAGTAGGAAAGACCGTGGAATAAAAGCCGGTATACTTCACTTTGATGCGCATACAGATCTATTACATACAAGACTAGGAATTGATCTTTGTTTTGGTAGTTGGCTAACACATGTTCTCGACGGACTTGACTCAAGTAAAGACTGTTACCAATTTGGGATTCGCTCAAGCGGAAAGTCAAAAGAGTACTGGGAAAAAGAATTTGGACTTAATCAGTACTGGACAAAAGAAGTAAAAGACATCGGTCCATATGAACTAGCTTTAAAAGTACGTGAAGAACTTCTAAAGTCTGGAGTTGAAGAATTATATGTAAGTTTTGATATCGATGCTCTAGATGCAAGTGTCGCAAGTGCAACAGGAACTCCCGAGATCGATGGTCTTATGCCCCATGAATGTTTAATAATTTTAAAAACAATAAATGAAAAAATAAAAATCACTGGTGCGGACATGGTAGAGATTGCTCCAAATGTTGGGAATGATCCAATGGCCGCCAAGAAAACACTTGAAGTTGGAGCTGTTATTTCAAGCTTTTTGATTGAGGCACTGGCAAATGCCAATAATTGA